Proteins encoded within one genomic window of Armatimonadota bacterium:
- a CDS encoding caspase family protein — protein MRFFTTGILGLALIASAMGQSWTSAYEAGLKAAKAGDWASARKEFQKARANRPDDVSGPTNLPGPVTDARKWRGGAPYSPNFLSAYASYKLGMSAKGDAASIHLKTAQDELEGLLKKKQVSKESLYFLAALYSRANQTEKLQGLGKQAEKANWKVDAEVMAPEEVSAMSQSMMPTGNSQGVVAVVDASNMTGVVPKQPLKVGPVAVNPKKYALIIANGDNKLPGFQISHATNDANLLKDSITANAGYDAANVMVVSNASAEQIKTASAALAAKMPAESTLMFFFTGAGANIDNRDWLAGADTQLATDTSSMVAKTEVYRPFVEKGIAVFAFYQVARSAIGGRFFGSEEPKAGRISQMQSTTPGETIYSIFKDGNNVGIFASAMSEVFAELHSNAIPITEFGWQVFYKIRRGQTGSSGGGSRQTPTLPVLQLLASDSRF, from the coding sequence ATGCGATTTTTTACGACTGGAATTTTGGGGCTTGCACTCATCGCTTCGGCAATGGGTCAGTCTTGGACTTCGGCCTATGAAGCCGGACTAAAGGCGGCAAAAGCTGGAGATTGGGCAAGTGCTCGAAAAGAGTTCCAGAAAGCTCGTGCAAACCGTCCCGACGATGTATCAGGTCCAACAAACCTTCCAGGACCCGTCACGGATGCTCGAAAATGGCGTGGTGGAGCACCTTACTCTCCAAACTTTCTCTCTGCATACGCATCCTACAAGCTCGGAATGAGTGCCAAAGGGGATGCTGCCTCGATACACCTAAAGACGGCGCAGGATGAATTAGAAGGACTCTTAAAGAAGAAGCAGGTGAGCAAAGAATCGCTGTATTTCCTCGCTGCGCTGTACTCTCGAGCAAACCAGACTGAGAAGTTGCAGGGTCTTGGGAAACAGGCAGAGAAGGCCAACTGGAAGGTCGATGCCGAGGTTATGGCTCCAGAGGAAGTTTCGGCGATGTCACAGAGCATGATGCCAACTGGCAACTCACAGGGTGTGGTCGCAGTAGTTGACGCAAGCAACATGACAGGAGTTGTTCCTAAGCAGCCACTCAAGGTCGGTCCCGTGGCAGTTAACCCCAAGAAATACGCTCTCATCATTGCAAACGGGGACAACAAGCTACCTGGCTTCCAGATTAGCCACGCAACCAACGACGCAAACCTGCTTAAGGATTCGATTACAGCCAATGCCGGATACGATGCCGCAAATGTGATGGTGGTTTCCAATGCCTCAGCGGAACAAATCAAGACCGCTTCCGCGGCACTCGCCGCGAAAATGCCGGCGGAATCGACTCTGATGTTCTTCTTCACGGGCGCTGGCGCGAACATTGACAATCGTGACTGGCTTGCAGGCGCGGACACTCAACTGGCAACCGACACTTCCTCGATGGTCGCAAAAACCGAAGTTTATCGACCATTCGTCGAGAAAGGAATCGCCGTATTCGCGTTCTACCAAGTCGCGCGATCTGCAATCGGTGGAAGATTCTTTGGTAGTGAAGAACCTAAAGCAGGGCGGATTTCGCAGATGCAGTCGACAACCCCTGGTGAGACGATTTACTCGATCTTCAAAGATGGAAACAACGTCGGCATCTTTGCTTCCGCAATGAGCGAGGTCTTCGCGGAGCTTCACTCCAACGCAATCCCGATCACCGAGTTTGGGTGGCAGGTCTTCTACAAGATTCGTCGAGGCCAGACTGGTTCTTCCGGTGGAGGTTCTCGTCAAACTCCTACTCTCCCAGTGCTCCAGTTGCTGGCTTCCGACTCTCGCTTCTAA
- a CDS encoding chemotaxis protein CheW translates to MSEVAVLEDDLMLPEQKLVRFQLGEEHFAFSVDSVTGIIRWREVTPLPTQSPHLLGLANLRGRTLPISDLRVRLGIPSELALEDGYVIVTENEHGSVGFLVDDVAEVITITETDIQEGVSESNSVLSSMVRGIVNLDNTLISIVDMNSLVGVSE, encoded by the coding sequence ATGTCAGAAGTCGCAGTTCTCGAAGACGATTTGATGCTACCCGAGCAGAAACTCGTGCGATTCCAACTTGGCGAGGAGCATTTTGCTTTCAGCGTCGACTCCGTCACCGGCATAATCCGATGGCGCGAAGTAACCCCTCTGCCGACGCAATCTCCGCACCTGCTCGGGCTGGCAAATCTACGAGGACGGACTCTACCAATTTCAGATCTGCGGGTTCGGCTAGGGATTCCGTCCGAACTTGCCTTAGAAGATGGATACGTGATCGTTACAGAGAACGAGCACGGCTCGGTTGGCTTCCTGGTCGACGATGTAGCCGAAGTGATCACGATCACCGAGACGGACATTCAGGAAGGCGTCTCTGAATCGAATTCGGTGCTCAGTTCAATGGTTCGAGGGATCGTGAATCTGGACAACACATTAATTTCGATTGTGGACATGAACAGTTTGGTTGGGGTGAGCGAATGA
- a CDS encoding HAD family hydrolase translates to MHIKLLAIDLDGTLLRADHTPHPYALEQLAKAEEAGVRVVIASGRSIQSIRKVLDGFMKVSSAVATNGADVWASSASVAKERLDRKVKQAALNFAVSKGLHLSCYSTDGTYALRESEYLDEYRELVKGIPIEIRTPEQVLDMPVFKLVYIADAETVPGLRAELEPLLHNLAADVTESAPRYLEIMPQHVNKGSGLTHLCRHFGFEHSEIAAIGDYRNDIEMIQLAGLSGAVGNALPEVKKLATYTVSSNEEGGVGEFIARYVLQP, encoded by the coding sequence ATGCACATCAAACTGCTCGCCATCGATCTCGACGGAACCTTATTGCGAGCAGACCACACACCCCATCCCTATGCATTAGAGCAACTGGCGAAGGCAGAAGAAGCAGGGGTTCGGGTCGTTATTGCTTCCGGGAGATCGATTCAGAGCATCCGAAAAGTCCTGGATGGCTTTATGAAAGTGAGTTCCGCTGTGGCAACAAACGGGGCTGACGTATGGGCGTCCTCAGCATCGGTAGCCAAAGAGCGCTTGGATCGCAAGGTGAAACAGGCTGCGCTCAACTTTGCAGTTTCAAAAGGGCTCCACCTCAGTTGCTATTCAACGGACGGAACATACGCGCTTCGGGAATCAGAATATCTCGACGAGTATCGGGAACTTGTGAAAGGTATCCCCATCGAGATCCGAACCCCAGAGCAGGTGCTCGATATGCCAGTTTTTAAGCTGGTGTACATTGCTGACGCCGAGACTGTTCCCGGCCTACGTGCAGAACTCGAGCCGCTCCTCCATAACCTCGCTGCCGACGTGACGGAATCCGCTCCCCGATACCTGGAGATCATGCCCCAGCATGTGAACAAGGGCTCGGGCCTGACACATCTGTGTCGGCACTTCGGCTTTGAGCACTCTGAAATCGCAGCAATCGGCGACTATCGCAATGATATTGAGATGATCCAGCTTGCCGGTCTCTCGGGGGCAGTCGGAAATGCGCTTCCGGAAGTCAAAAAGCTTGCAACATATACGGTAAGTAGCAACGAAGAAGGCGGAGTAGGTGAGTTCATCGCCCGCTATGTGCTACAACCTTAG